One window from the genome of Deltaproteobacteria bacterium encodes:
- a CDS encoding OmpA family protein encodes MRHKLLLRIQEIILPLVLLVLLMSGCASTTQVVLLPDPDGKVGILEVSNVKGTQTLNQAWQTTESASMDRTPGEPKILEEKKVRQAFREALEAEPIPPVSFIIYFRPDSSAPSTESLALLTKVIDAIQVRKSTDIIISGHTDAVGPIDYNRSLSLRRAKAVADILVARGIDRQNIQVTYHGKGNPLVPTPDGVPEPRNRRVEITVR; translated from the coding sequence ATGAGACATAAGCTACTCCTGAGAATACAGGAGATCATCTTGCCTCTTGTGCTTTTGGTGCTCCTGATGTCTGGATGCGCTTCCACGACACAAGTAGTTCTTCTGCCAGATCCGGACGGTAAAGTGGGAATCCTTGAAGTTTCAAATGTAAAGGGCACACAGACACTCAACCAAGCTTGGCAGACCACCGAATCTGCAAGCATGGACAGGACACCTGGCGAACCGAAAATCCTGGAAGAAAAAAAGGTCCGACAAGCATTTCGTGAAGCCTTGGAGGCGGAACCCATCCCGCCGGTGAGCTTTATCATATATTTCAGGCCAGACAGTTCTGCGCCTTCAACCGAGTCTCTCGCATTATTGACCAAAGTCATAGATGCAATCCAGGTCCGGAAATCGACAGACATTATCATCAGTGGCCACACCGACGCTGTCGGACCCATCGATTACAACCGCAGTCTTTCCCTTCGGCGTGCCAAAGCCGTAGCGGACATTCTTGTTGCCAGGGGCATAGATCGGCAAAACATTCAGGTAACTTATCACGGCAAGGGTAATCCCCTGGTTCCTACCCCCGACGGAGTACCGGAACCTCGGAACCGCCGGGTTGAGATAACAGTCCGTTGA
- a CDS encoding Rv0909 family putative TA system antitoxin, with protein sequence MKKFVQSIITALMMIVLMVGLSGCTKEGPVEKAGKKIDKTIEKAGEQIEKAGEKVRDTVKDAQK encoded by the coding sequence ATGAAGAAATTTGTTCAAAGTATCATCACAGCGTTGATGATGATCGTCCTGATGGTTGGGCTATCCGGCTGCACGAAAGAGGGCCCGGTCGAGAAAGCCGGCAAGAAAATCGATAAGACGATAGAAAAAGCCGGAGAGCAGATCGAAAAGGCGGGTGAGAAAGTACGGGACACCGTAAAAGACGCCCAAAAATAA
- a CDS encoding HlyD family secretion protein: MNKALEMVNSNKKKFAALLLLFVFVIAGIIGVRFYREYRKTYVTTDDASVTGRIHIVASKVSGTVKAVYAEDNQLVKKDDLLAEIDDRDYTVRVREAESARDAEHSKRAEISTKIIVAKRQLVEIQFSVESARANLKLQEANLKQADIDFKRAQTLYKKEVVPVERMEKAMTNYDVVVAQVEAARKQMKQIEAALETQKAVIKQTESAFKSQDSVVKQKEETRKAEDLKQSYTKIFAPSAGYITKKSVEIGNQIQAGQPLMAVVTLDDIWVIANYKETQIEYVKPGQKVKIEVDTYPGRKFEGTVHSIMAGTGSIFSLFPPENATGNYVKVVQRVPVKIILNKGADPDHILRVGMSVVPTIITRE; this comes from the coding sequence ATGAACAAAGCATTGGAAATGGTCAATAGCAACAAAAAGAAATTTGCAGCCCTGCTTTTGCTTTTCGTTTTTGTGATTGCAGGAATAATTGGAGTACGTTTTTACCGGGAATACAGAAAGACGTATGTTACAACGGATGATGCCTCCGTTACAGGCAGGATCCATATTGTTGCCTCAAAAGTTTCCGGCACCGTGAAAGCCGTGTATGCAGAAGATAATCAGCTTGTCAAGAAGGACGATCTCTTAGCGGAAATCGACGACAGAGACTATACCGTGAGGGTCAGAGAAGCGGAGTCGGCGAGGGATGCGGAGCATTCGAAGCGTGCTGAGATTTCTACCAAAATAATTGTGGCAAAGAGACAACTGGTGGAGATACAGTTCAGCGTGGAGTCAGCACGGGCAAATCTGAAGCTTCAAGAGGCAAATCTCAAGCAGGCAGATATAGATTTCAAAAGGGCTCAGACACTGTACAAAAAAGAGGTTGTGCCTGTGGAACGGATGGAAAAAGCGATGACGAATTATGACGTTGTTGTAGCGCAGGTTGAAGCTGCAAGGAAACAGATGAAACAGATTGAAGCGGCCCTGGAAACCCAGAAGGCTGTTATCAAGCAGACGGAGTCAGCTTTTAAATCCCAGGATTCTGTTGTGAAGCAGAAGGAAGAAACACGGAAGGCGGAAGATTTGAAGCAGAGCTATACAAAAATATTTGCACCTTCCGCTGGATATATTACTAAAAAATCTGTCGAAATTGGCAACCAGATTCAAGCCGGACAACCGCTTATGGCCGTTGTAACCCTCGATGATATCTGGGTAATTGCAAATTATAAAGAAACACAGATCGAGTATGTAAAACCAGGTCAAAAAGTAAAAATCGAGGTGGATACATATCCAGGCCGGAAATTTGAAGGAACAGTGCACAGTATCATGGCGGGTACCGGTTCGATCTTTTCCCTGTTCCCGCCTGAGAATGCAACAGGAAATTATGTGAAGGTTGTTCAGAGGGTACCGGTAAAGATCATCCTTAACAAAGGGGCAGATCCCGACCATATACTCAGGGTCGGCATGTCTGTTGTACCGACGATCATCACAAGGGAATAG
- a CDS encoding DUF3309 family protein, translated as MGTILIVILILVLVGALPNWPHSRNWGYYPSGGLGLILLILIILLLMGRI; from the coding sequence ATGGGTACGATACTGATTGTTATTTTGATACTCGTCCTCGTCGGCGCACTGCCCAACTGGCCTCACAGTAGGAACTGGGGATACTATCCCAGCGGAGGGCTTGGATTGATTCTTCTGATTTTGATCATCCTGCTGCTGATGGGGCGGATATGA
- a CDS encoding DHA2 family efflux MFS transporter permease subunit, producing the protein MDSKTNKWVIAITVMLPTLMVIIDTSVVNVSLDHIRGSLSAGIDEATWSITSYLAANAIIIPMTGWLSRLIGRKRYLIFSVTLFTISSLLCGLAWSIQSLVVFRILQGIAGGSLQPMSQAILLETFPPVQHGMAMAFYGIGIMFGPIIGPLLGGWITDNWSWHWIFFVNIPVGIISILMSVLFIHDPPYVKGMKMKIDYWGLILLSVGIGCLQIMLDKGQREDWFSSDFIIWLCIISVFSLVIFVFVELFAEEPIVNLRALKNVSFSIGNIVIFFVFFSMFGSIILLPIYLQTLMGYTATLAGMILAPGGIASLIVMPIVGRLITWVNSKAIIICGLIVTAWSLYLMSLFNRMADFNAVLWPRVLLGVGVGLIIIPLTTLTLSHIRKEEMGNATSIFNFVRNIGGSFGVAITTTILTRRAQVHQAHLVEHLTPFDMPYTIDLHQTSEALKYRGFEPALSGQGGLGVIYDQLLREASMMSFNDVFYLLCLMMVMIIPLVFFMRRIYHTVPDDHKQ; encoded by the coding sequence TTGGATTCAAAGACGAACAAATGGGTTATCGCCATAACCGTGATGCTTCCCACGCTCATGGTTATTATCGATACATCAGTTGTAAACGTTTCTTTGGACCACATCCGTGGCAGCCTCTCTGCCGGTATTGATGAAGCCACATGGTCGATTACCTCTTACCTTGCGGCCAACGCCATCATTATTCCCATGACGGGGTGGCTCAGCAGGCTCATCGGGAGAAAACGCTACCTCATTTTTTCCGTCACCCTCTTTACCATCAGTTCCCTCCTGTGCGGTCTCGCATGGAGCATACAGAGCCTTGTGGTTTTCAGGATTCTTCAGGGCATTGCCGGCGGTTCCCTGCAACCCATGTCCCAGGCCATACTGCTGGAAACCTTCCCCCCGGTCCAGCATGGCATGGCAATGGCTTTTTACGGCATAGGGATCATGTTTGGGCCTATTATCGGCCCCTTGCTGGGTGGGTGGATCACCGACAACTGGTCCTGGCACTGGATATTTTTTGTCAACATACCCGTAGGTATCATATCTATCCTGATGTCCGTGCTCTTTATTCACGACCCGCCTTACGTGAAGGGTATGAAGATGAAAATCGACTACTGGGGACTGATTTTGCTCAGTGTCGGCATTGGATGCCTCCAGATCATGCTGGACAAGGGGCAGAGGGAAGACTGGTTTTCTTCAGATTTCATTATCTGGCTGTGCATCATATCCGTTTTTTCTCTCGTTATTTTTGTCTTTGTAGAATTATTTGCAGAGGAGCCGATTGTTAATTTAAGAGCGTTGAAAAACGTCTCTTTCAGTATCGGGAATATCGTTATCTTTTTTGTTTTTTTCAGCATGTTCGGAAGCATCATCCTTTTACCCATTTATCTTCAGACCTTGATGGGCTATACGGCAACCCTCGCCGGGATGATACTCGCGCCAGGAGGAATCGCGAGTCTTATCGTTATGCCTATTGTCGGAAGACTCATAACCTGGGTAAATTCAAAGGCTATTATTATCTGCGGGCTTATTGTAACTGCCTGGTCACTATACCTCATGTCGCTGTTTAACAGGATGGCTGACTTTAATGCAGTGTTGTGGCCCAGGGTTTTGTTGGGTGTCGGCGTGGGATTAATCATTATTCCACTGACTACACTAACGCTGTCCCATATTAGAAAAGAAGAAATGGGGAATGCCACCTCAATATTTAATTTTGTAAGAAATATCGGCGGGAGCTTTGGTGTTGCCATTACCACAACGATCCTGACGCGAAGAGCTCAGGTCCATCAGGCCCACCTTGTGGAGCATCTGACTCCTTTTGATATGCCGTATACCATAGATTTGCATCAAACGTCTGAGGCCCTTAAATACAGGGGTTTTGAACCGGCTCTTTCCGGCCAGGGAGGACTTGGTGTTATCTATGATCAGCTCTTAAGAGAAGCTTCCATGATGTCTTTTAATGATGTATTTTATCTCTTATGTCTTATGATGGTCATGATAATACCGCTCGTCTTTTTTATGCGACGGATCTATCACACCGTACCTGATGACCATAAGCAATAA
- a CDS encoding FecR domain-containing protein, whose translation MRISLVTICIVFICCIGMATAEEPRARAGFVKNVSGQAFIERNKVRMSAKVKDRLMENDILVTGRNGSMGIILQDNSVMSIGSNTRLVISKFVFEPADKKLSFIAQIKKGKVVYLTGLIAKLNRSGVKFETPTVVCGIRGTHFAIEVEDPEN comes from the coding sequence ATGAGAATTTCTCTAGTCACAATCTGCATTGTATTTATTTGTTGTATCGGTATGGCCACGGCCGAGGAACCGAGGGCGAGGGCAGGATTCGTGAAAAATGTTTCCGGGCAGGCATTCATCGAGCGCAATAAAGTCAGAATGTCCGCCAAGGTTAAAGACAGGTTGATGGAGAACGATATCCTCGTTACGGGCCGCAACGGATCTATGGGGATCATCCTTCAGGACAACAGCGTCATGTCTATCGGTTCCAATACCCGTCTTGTCATTTCGAAATTCGTATTCGAACCTGCTGATAAAAAACTTTCTTTCATTGCACAGATTAAAAAAGGCAAAGTGGTTTACCTCACCGGTCTCATAGCTAAACTGAACCGTAGCGGCGTAAAATTCGAAACTCCTACAGTTGTGTGCGGTATCCGTGGGACGCATTTCGCCATCGAGGTTGAAGATCCGGAGAACTGA